Part of the Micromonospora inyonensis genome, GGTGGGCAGTGGGCCAAGGGCAAGTCGTGCGAGACGTTCAACCCGCTCGGCCCGTGGCTGGTCACTCCGGACGAGGTGGGCGACCCGCAGGCGCTGCGACTGCGGTCCTGGGTCAACGGCGAGCCCCGGCAGGACTCCCGCACCGCCGACATGATCTTCCACGTGGCGTTCCTGATCTGGCACCTCTCCCAGTTCACCGTCCTCGAACCGGGGGACGTGCTGAACACCGGCACCCCGCAGGGCGTGGCGCTGTCCGGGCGGTTCCCGTACCTGGGCGCGGGGGACGTGATGGAGGTGGAAATCGAGGGACTGGGCCGGCAGCGCAACCTCCTCGTTCCGGCGTGAGCGCGCCGGTCGGCTACCGCACGGCCACCCCGGAGGACCTGCCGTCGCTGCGGTCGACCTGGGCGGAGGCGTTCCCCGCCACGGACGTCACCGCGCTCTGGGCGACGGATCCGGGACGGTTCGCGCGGACCTTCGTCGCGGTGCGCGACGGCCGGGTGGTGGCCGCCGTGCACTACCTGCCGCGGCGGCTGCGCGCCGCCGACGGCACGGTCGACCGGGTGGGCGGGGTGGCCAACGTGGCCACCCGCCCGGCGGAACGGGGGCAGGGCCACGTGCGACGGCTGCTGGAGCAGGCCCTCGCGGCGATGGACGTCGACGGGTGCGCCTGGGCACTGCTGTTCACCGGCACACCGGCCGTCTACCTGGGCAGCGGTTTCCGGACCTTCCGCCTCGGCTACCCCAGCGGCCGGCCGGCACCGCCGACCGTGCCGCCCCCGGGCTGGACGGTACGGCCGGGTTCCTGGGCGGACTGGCCGGACCTCGCGCCGCTGCACCGGGCGTTAACGCGCACCGCCC contains:
- a CDS encoding fumarylacetoacetate hydrolase family protein translates to MLADHRDALPLVRVAGYAVTNDVTEREYQFADPGGQWAKGKSCETFNPLGPWLVTPDEVGDPQALRLRSWVNGEPRQDSRTADMIFHVAFLIWHLSQFTVLEPGDVLNTGTPQGVALSGRFPYLGAGDVMEVEIEGLGRQRNLLVPA